A single genomic interval of Croceibacter atlanticus HTCC2559 harbors:
- a CDS encoding gliding motility-associated C-terminal domain-containing protein, with protein sequence MRYILTFLVLVSLMSNAQDISLLQQLNGRYDYLAIGNTMNQFENGANGVCVINTESSATLTINDSSQIIAAYLYWAGSGSGDFNVMLNDIEITAERTFSDSLDATREFFAAFADVSGQIINTGTGNYTLSQLDLTDAIGPYCSSGTNFAGWAIVVVYENDVLPLNQVNIYDGLQSVPDELTITLNNLNVLDNEGAKIGFVAWEGDSALAVNESLRINGNVIGNPPLNPSTNAFNGTNSFTGNQDLYNMDIDVYDLQNNIEIGDQSAEISLTSGQDFVMINNVITVLNSQLPEATIAINAISRDCFSRVVNLNYTVFNSNSTDVLPAFTPIAFYIEDELVATSETQNNIPIGGSETYSISVMIPENSPNTATVIASVDDNGFGEGTVTESNELNNIDEAPYELLLPAIVTEALDVELCDSGQTVFLDITQQEIDVIGNQSNVEVAYYLTLEDAEASTNAILNPSDLEITESLQTIFYSVFSISDPTCAVTSSFQVSVVEPPVPVAIQDVTSCDFENVNSVAFNFSVIQMQIENDNPNAVVSFYTSLEDAEQAENAIGLNPTFQTETLPRTVYVNISNPSFENCSVIETFRVTTENCDIEVPTGFSPNGDQTNDTFTIAGLDNFYENYELRIYNRWGTLVYIGNKNTADWDGFSNQPSIGKKSLPVGTYFYWLQLDPEKTDIKVGWVYLTR encoded by the coding sequence ATGAGGTACATCTTAACTTTCTTAGTATTAGTTTCTTTAATGTCCAATGCGCAAGATATATCCTTGTTGCAGCAACTTAATGGGCGTTATGACTATTTAGCTATAGGAAATACCATGAACCAATTTGAAAATGGAGCTAATGGTGTTTGTGTTATTAATACAGAATCTTCTGCAACTCTAACAATAAATGATTCTTCTCAAATAATAGCGGCGTACTTATATTGGGCTGGTTCTGGTAGTGGTGATTTTAATGTAATGCTTAACGATATTGAGATAACTGCAGAGCGTACGTTTAGTGATTCCCTAGATGCTACTCGGGAGTTTTTTGCTGCATTTGCAGATGTATCAGGTCAAATAATTAATACAGGAACAGGAAACTATACATTAAGTCAATTAGATCTTACTGATGCTATAGGACCATACTGTTCCTCAGGAACAAATTTTGCAGGTTGGGCAATAGTTGTAGTGTATGAAAATGATGTATTGCCATTAAATCAAGTAAATATCTATGACGGATTACAAAGTGTCCCAGACGAGCTCACCATAACACTTAATAATTTAAATGTTTTAGATAACGAAGGTGCAAAAATAGGTTTTGTAGCTTGGGAAGGTGACTCGGCTTTAGCGGTAAATGAATCTTTAAGGATAAATGGAAATGTAATAGGTAATCCACCACTAAACCCTAGTACAAATGCTTTTAATGGCACTAATAGTTTTACGGGAAACCAAGATCTATATAATATGGATATAGATGTATATGACCTGCAGAACAATATAGAAATAGGGGATCAAAGTGCTGAGATTTCTCTTACTAGTGGTCAAGATTTTGTGATGATTAATAATGTTATTACAGTATTAAACAGTCAACTGCCAGAAGCTACAATAGCAATAAATGCTATTAGTCGAGACTGTTTTTCTAGAGTTGTGAATCTTAATTACACGGTTTTTAACAGCAATAGTACAGATGTTCTGCCTGCCTTCACGCCAATTGCTTTTTATATAGAAGATGAGTTGGTGGCAACATCTGAAACCCAAAATAACATTCCTATTGGTGGTAGTGAAACATATTCAATTTCTGTTATGATTCCTGAAAATAGCCCAAACACTGCTACTGTAATTGCATCTGTTGATGATAATGGTTTTGGTGAAGGTACAGTTACAGAAAGTAATGAGCTAAATAATATAGATGAAGCACCTTATGAGTTATTGCTACCTGCAATAGTTACAGAAGCATTAGATGTAGAGTTATGTGATTCAGGACAAACTGTGTTTTTAGATATTACACAACAAGAAATAGATGTGATAGGAAATCAAAGCAATGTTGAGGTAGCTTATTATTTAACTTTAGAAGATGCTGAAGCTTCTACTAATGCTATTTTAAACCCTTCAGATCTCGAAATAACAGAATCTTTGCAAACCATTTTCTATAGTGTTTTTTCAATTAGTGACCCAACGTGTGCCGTTACTTCAAGCTTTCAAGTGTCTGTTGTGGAGCCACCAGTACCTGTTGCAATACAAGATGTAACAAGTTGTGATTTTGAGAATGTTAATAGTGTGGCTTTTAATTTTAGTGTAATTCAAATGCAAATAGAGAATGATAATCCCAATGCAGTTGTGTCTTTTTATACTTCACTAGAAGACGCAGAACAGGCAGAAAATGCTATAGGTCTTAATCCAACGTTTCAAACAGAAACATTGCCACGTACAGTATATGTTAACATTAGTAATCCTAGTTTTGAGAATTGCTCTGTTATTGAAACTTTTAGGGTTACTACAGAAAACTGCGATATAGAAGTGCCTACAGGATTTTCTCCAAATGGAGACCAAACCAATGATACGTTTACGATAGCCGGATTAGACAATTTCTACGAAAACTATGAGCTAAGAATTTATAACCGTTGGGGAACGTTGGTGTATATAGGAAATAAAAACACAGCAGATTGGGACGGTTTTAGCAATCAGCCATCAATAGGCAAAAAGAGCTTACCAGTTGGCACCTATTTTTATTGGCTACAATTAGACCCAGAAAAAACAGATATTAAAGTTGGTTGGGTGTATTTAACCCGATGA